The following coding sequences are from one Methanococcoides orientis window:
- a CDS encoding replication factor C large subunit, which produces MEESIEWVEKYRPKSLSDLVGNKKSVVDMREWAESWLSGVPEKRAVILHGPAGVGKTSAAHALAKDFEWETIELNASDQRTAGAIERVAGSASKMSSLTGTSTKRLIILDEADNMHGNADRGGARAVGGIIKTTDQPIVLIANDLYGLTPSIRSSCIELKFNSVQARSMIPALKRICVEENIMCGVGVLEKLADNAGGDLRSAVKDLQAVALGRDEIYIEDIATSERDTKESIFKALGKIFKSTDPKSALQATYGLDETPENLIHWIDENLPLQYGTQEGTEEDIITGYRYLSKADRYLGRVRKRQSYRLWRYASVLMTCGTVVSKTHVSRGFTKYQPPSFWRKMGQLRAKRDMRDNIASRIGYHCNESMRYSRTDLAHLYGRMLKDDAYAVDVAVDLELSVDEIVYLTGGKKVTKGIQKIYDLAQAQRSTYGNDDAPVFFEKKAVKKVQDKKQMDLNQIMESAASKGNSEAAETSKTVNSVPKDDPKPDPKPAAKAKPQRTLFDF; this is translated from the coding sequence ATGGAAGAATCTATCGAATGGGTTGAAAAATACAGGCCCAAATCCCTATCAGATCTTGTGGGGAACAAGAAATCAGTCGTTGATATGCGCGAGTGGGCAGAGTCATGGCTCTCCGGTGTTCCGGAAAAGCGTGCAGTCATACTCCACGGACCTGCAGGAGTTGGAAAGACATCCGCTGCGCACGCACTTGCAAAAGACTTCGAGTGGGAGACCATCGAGCTGAATGCAAGTGACCAGCGAACAGCAGGTGCTATTGAAAGGGTCGCAGGTTCAGCTTCAAAGATGAGCTCACTTACGGGAACTTCCACAAAGAGACTTATAATTCTGGACGAAGCCGACAACATGCACGGTAATGCCGACAGAGGCGGAGCACGTGCTGTGGGCGGCATTATCAAAACAACTGACCAGCCCATCGTGCTGATCGCCAACGACCTTTACGGACTAACACCTTCGATACGCTCCAGCTGTATTGAGCTCAAGTTCAATTCTGTGCAGGCAAGATCAATGATACCGGCGCTCAAGAGAATATGCGTCGAAGAGAATATCATGTGCGGTGTTGGCGTCCTTGAAAAACTGGCAGACAACGCCGGCGGAGACCTTCGAAGTGCTGTCAAGGATCTTCAGGCTGTGGCATTGGGAAGGGATGAGATCTACATTGAAGACATCGCAACCTCCGAAAGGGACACGAAGGAATCGATCTTCAAGGCTCTGGGAAAGATCTTCAAGAGCACGGACCCAAAAAGCGCATTGCAGGCTACATACGGTCTGGACGAAACACCTGAGAACCTCATCCACTGGATCGATGAGAACCTGCCATTACAATATGGCACCCAGGAAGGGACCGAAGAGGATATTATCACAGGATACAGATACCTTTCAAAGGCAGACAGGTATCTCGGTCGTGTTAGAAAACGACAGAGCTATCGTCTCTGGAGATATGCAAGCGTCCTCATGACCTGCGGAACAGTGGTATCTAAGACTCATGTCAGTCGCGGGTTCACGAAATACCAGCCACCCTCTTTCTGGCGTAAAATGGGTCAGTTAAGGGCAAAACGTGACATGAGGGATAACATTGCTTCCAGGATCGGCTACCATTGCAACGAATCCATGCGTTATTCCCGCACAGACCTGGCACACCTCTACGGCAGGATGCTGAAGGACGATGCCTATGCAGTGGATGTAGCTGTAGACCTTGAGCTGAGCGTTGATGAGATCGTCTACCTCACAGGTGGCAAGAAGGTCACAAAAGGAATACAGAAGATATATGATCTTGCACAGGCACAGCGCAGCACTTATGGCAATGACGACGCTCCGGTCTTTTTTGAGAAGAAAGCGGTGAAGAAGGTACAGGATAAAAAGCAGATGGACCTGAACCAGATAATGGAAAGTGCTGCTTCCAAAGGAAATTCAGAAGCTGCAGAAACTTCGAAGACAGTGAACTCAGTTCCAAAGGATGATCCAAAACCAGACCCCAAACCGGCTGCAAAAGCAAAGCCTCAAAGAACCTTATTCGACTTCTGA
- a CDS encoding 4Fe-4S binding protein: MQNKISKEQLKKDGFLPQRQDNLCSMRVGITGGYVEVAQLRAIADAAEKYGQGHVHITSRQGIEVPFVNFESVEAAKEDMKNAAVRPGVAGRRVRAVVACQGNRVCNHGLIDCQGLAEKIDEAHFGGDVPYKFKIAITGCPAACLKPQENDLGIMGTVHPEWKTDTCTECGVCVRRCKANAINIDESSVHIDMDKCILCGECVLACPKDAIVPSKTGYTIFAGGKVGRFPRDGTRIVEVLTEEEMYDIVNRTIEYYRENGGKDERLGDVMDREGIEKFRDAVLK, translated from the coding sequence ATGCAAAATAAGATTAGCAAAGAACAATTAAAGAAAGATGGATTTCTCCCCCAGAGACAGGATAACTTGTGTTCCATGCGTGTTGGCATCACTGGCGGCTATGTTGAAGTTGCCCAGTTAAGAGCCATTGCAGATGCTGCTGAGAAGTATGGACAGGGACATGTACACATAACCTCCAGACAGGGAATCGAAGTACCTTTTGTTAATTTTGAGAGCGTGGAAGCTGCGAAGGAAGATATGAAAAATGCAGCCGTTCGCCCGGGTGTTGCCGGAAGGAGAGTGCGTGCGGTCGTCGCATGCCAGGGCAACCGGGTCTGCAACCATGGGTTGATCGATTGCCAGGGCCTTGCTGAGAAAATAGACGAGGCACATTTCGGAGGAGATGTTCCCTACAAGTTCAAAATAGCTATCACTGGTTGTCCCGCAGCATGTCTTAAGCCTCAGGAAAACGACCTTGGGATCATGGGCACGGTCCATCCTGAATGGAAAACGGACACGTGCACAGAATGTGGCGTGTGTGTAAGACGCTGCAAGGCCAATGCCATAAACATAGACGAGAGCAGCGTCCATATAGACATGGACAAGTGCATACTCTGCGGTGAATGTGTCCTCGCCTGCCCAAAGGATGCTATCGTACCTTCAAAGACGGGATATACAATATTTGCAGGCGGGAAAGTTGGCAGGTTCCCGCGCGACGGTACAAGGATTGTGGAAGTTCTTACCGAGGAAGAAATGTATGACATCGTCAACAGAACCATCGAATACTACCGCGAAAATGGCGGGAAAGATGAGAGGCTTGGTGATGTGATGGATAGAGAAGGTATCGAAAAATTCAGGGATGCTGTTTTGAAGTAA
- a CDS encoding YHS domain-containing protein, translating to METTDSTVVLVKDPVCGMSIDKRTAKFKSEYNGETYYFCSLSCKKTFDENPEKVHLVS from the coding sequence ATGGAAACTACAGATTCAACAGTGGTGTTAGTTAAGGATCCTGTGTGTGGTATGAGTATTGATAAAAGGACTGCAAAGTTCAAAAGTGAATATAATGGAGAAACCTACTATTTTTGTTCCCTTTCATGCAAGAAAACGTTCGATGAAAATCCAGAAAAAGTACATTTAGTTAGTTAA
- a CDS encoding MFS transporter codes for MKFKPYHLLFLATTVFFAMAGGAILAPVLPQMVEPLSSTPNEVAQLMAVYTISTAIFSLVIGHFVDRVNRKAVLVPCLIINGLMGLFSFFATDLHTLLILRFVQGIGIAGMMSLVMLVIGDVYKGLDRVHSMGRVSMAIAIGSVTAPLIGGSLATIGWNYPFLFYVLSLPFALLVFLLLPETKECDASHGSGLGNAVRELGDFRILYTVFLSFAIFFLLFAIVVFLPFMLKDVFGFAAKEAGMVLSIQGLAIIMVASNIKKLAEKVPLIVLIGLGFSLVGISISLISWTGSLPVLFLLLLVFGGGFGLCQTAIDSQIIQISPPQSRGGVLSIHNTMKYVGQSASPVVLGVILLYFDLQIVFLLSGIFGILVAVVTLAFRKRFVVESNI; via the coding sequence ATGAAGTTCAAGCCCTATCACCTCCTGTTCCTTGCAACAACCGTATTTTTTGCAATGGCAGGGGGTGCCATACTTGCCCCGGTACTACCACAGATGGTGGAACCATTAAGCAGCACTCCCAATGAAGTGGCACAGCTCATGGCAGTCTACACCATATCCACGGCTATCTTCTCCCTTGTCATCGGTCACTTTGTTGATCGTGTGAACAGGAAGGCAGTGCTGGTCCCCTGTCTTATTATCAATGGGCTGATGGGTCTTTTCAGCTTCTTTGCTACCGACCTGCATACTCTGCTTATATTGAGGTTTGTTCAGGGTATAGGGATAGCCGGTATGATGTCATTGGTGATGCTGGTGATTGGGGATGTTTATAAGGGGCTTGACAGGGTCCATTCTATGGGCAGGGTCAGTATGGCAATAGCCATTGGTTCGGTTACCGCACCCCTTATTGGTGGAAGTTTGGCCACCATTGGGTGGAACTATCCTTTCCTTTTTTATGTCCTTTCACTACCATTTGCTTTGCTGGTTTTCCTGTTGCTTCCTGAAACAAAAGAATGTGATGCATCCCATGGCAGCGGACTGGGGAATGCAGTCCGTGAACTCGGGGATTTCAGGATACTTTACACCGTTTTCCTGAGCTTTGCTATCTTCTTCCTGTTGTTCGCTATCGTTGTCTTCCTTCCATTCATGCTCAAGGATGTTTTCGGCTTTGCTGCAAAAGAGGCCGGAATGGTGCTTTCCATTCAGGGACTTGCTATCATCATGGTGGCATCTAACATAAAGAAGCTCGCAGAAAAAGTTCCATTGATAGTCCTCATTGGTTTGGGTTTTTCCCTTGTAGGAATATCCATTTCCCTTATCTCATGGACCGGATCCCTTCCTGTACTTTTCTTGTTATTGCTGGTGTTTGGAGGTGGCTTCGGGCTTTGCCAGACTGCCATTGACTCCCAGATAATTCAGATATCACCGCCACAGTCCCGCGGTGGGGTCCTTTCTATTCACAATACTATGAAATATGTGGGTCAGAGTGCCTCGCCTGTGGTCCTGGGTGTCATATTACTTTACTTCGACCTGCAGATAGTGTTCCTGCTTTCAGGTATCTTTGGAATATTGGTGGCGGTCGTGACCCTTGCATTCAGGAAAAGGTTTGTTGTGGAAAGTAATATCTAA
- a CDS encoding heavy metal translocating P-type ATPase, producing MSSDKNHEPDENMEHEHEMHGMEHEGKSHHAMMMEDFKKRFIVSLILTFPVLILSPAIQSLLGFELKFFGSLIVLFILSSVIYFYGGHPFLKGIFNELKTRQPGMMTLIAIAISVAYFYSSAVVFGLPGKFFFWELVTLIDVMLLGHWTEMRSVLGASRALEELVKIMPSEAHLIKDGGTVDIRVDELKVGDRVLVKPGEKIPIDGVVIEGKTSVNEAMLTGESKPVSKKSGDEIIGGAINGEGSLHIEVKKTGKDTYLNQVIELVRTAQESKSKTQDLANKAALVLTIIAISVGTLTLVAWLSFGQEFVFALERAVTVMVIACPHALGLAIPLVVAVSTSLAAGSGLLIRERQAFERARNLQAIVFDKTGTLTEGKFGVTDIVPLADTDKDEILRLSASLESDSEHPIALGVVNSAKEQNLEPDNVEDFKSIPGKGVEGSIHGRRLKVVSPGYLKENGIELQNDQIEKIKQQGKTVVFLLEGDRPLGAVGLADIIRKESKEAIEKLRSMDIKCMMLTGDNRFVAQWVAEELGLDDYFAEVLPHEKSQTIKEIQEKYTVAMVGDGINDAPALVQADVGIAIGAGTDVAIESADIILVKSDPRNAIDIIRLSKRTYSKMFQNILWATGYNAFAIPLAAGVLISYGILLSPAAGAVLMSLSTVIVSINAKSLKMG from the coding sequence ATGAGTTCAGACAAAAATCATGAGCCAGATGAAAATATGGAACATGAGCATGAAATGCACGGGATGGAACATGAAGGTAAAAGTCATCACGCTATGATGATGGAAGATTTCAAAAAGAGATTTATTGTTTCGTTAATTCTTACATTCCCTGTTCTTATTCTATCACCAGCTATACAATCACTTTTAGGTTTTGAGCTTAAGTTTTTTGGATCACTCATTGTCCTCTTCATATTATCTTCAGTAATTTACTTTTATGGAGGGCACCCCTTCCTTAAAGGGATCTTTAACGAGCTAAAAACCAGACAGCCAGGTATGATGACACTTATTGCAATTGCTATAAGTGTAGCCTACTTCTACAGTTCTGCAGTAGTTTTTGGATTACCAGGGAAGTTCTTTTTCTGGGAATTAGTTACACTGATAGATGTCATGCTTTTGGGCCACTGGACTGAAATGCGGTCTGTGTTGGGTGCATCAAGGGCTCTGGAAGAACTTGTAAAGATAATGCCTTCCGAAGCTCATCTTATAAAAGATGGGGGCACAGTTGATATTCGTGTGGATGAACTGAAGGTTGGTGACCGAGTACTTGTCAAACCTGGTGAGAAAATACCGATTGATGGAGTTGTGATTGAAGGAAAAACCAGTGTTAATGAAGCAATGCTGACAGGAGAATCCAAACCAGTATCTAAGAAGAGTGGGGATGAAATTATCGGTGGAGCTATTAATGGTGAAGGCTCCCTGCATATAGAAGTCAAGAAAACTGGAAAGGATACATATCTTAATCAGGTTATTGAGCTTGTTAGGACTGCACAAGAAAGCAAATCCAAGACACAGGATCTGGCAAACAAAGCAGCTTTGGTACTTACAATCATAGCCATAAGTGTTGGCACGTTGACCCTTGTGGCATGGCTATCCTTTGGGCAGGAGTTTGTTTTTGCTCTTGAGAGAGCGGTTACTGTTATGGTGATTGCATGTCCACATGCTTTGGGTCTGGCCATTCCTCTTGTTGTCGCGGTATCCACATCTCTGGCAGCAGGCTCAGGTCTGCTTATCAGAGAAAGACAGGCTTTTGAGAGAGCAAGGAATCTTCAGGCAATTGTTTTTGACAAAACTGGAACACTTACAGAAGGTAAGTTTGGAGTCACGGATATAGTACCACTTGCAGATACAGATAAAGATGAAATACTAAGATTATCTGCTTCTCTGGAATCGGACTCCGAGCATCCCATTGCTCTCGGCGTTGTAAACAGTGCAAAAGAACAAAACCTTGAACCAGATAATGTTGAAGATTTCAAATCAATTCCTGGAAAAGGTGTTGAAGGTTCAATTCATGGAAGAAGATTGAAGGTAGTAAGTCCTGGGTACCTTAAAGAAAATGGGATCGAGCTTCAAAATGATCAAATCGAGAAAATAAAACAGCAGGGTAAAACCGTTGTGTTTTTGCTTGAAGGTGATAGGCCGTTGGGTGCAGTGGGACTTGCAGACATCATAAGAAAGGAATCAAAAGAAGCTATTGAGAAACTCAGGTCTATGGACATTAAGTGCATGATGCTTACAGGTGACAATAGGTTTGTTGCTCAATGGGTGGCTGAAGAACTCGGACTTGATGATTACTTCGCTGAAGTTTTACCTCATGAAAAATCCCAGACAATAAAAGAAATTCAGGAAAAGTATACTGTAGCCATGGTTGGAGATGGTATTAACGATGCTCCCGCTCTTGTTCAGGCAGATGTGGGTATTGCTATCGGAGCTGGAACAGATGTAGCCATTGAAAGTGCAGATATAATCCTTGTGAAAAGCGATCCAAGAAATGCAATTGACATAATTCGTCTTTCAAAGAGAACTTACTCAAAGATGTTTCAGAATATTCTCTGGGCGACGGGTTATAACGCCTTTGCAATTCCTTTGGCAGCTGGAGTCTTAATTAGCTATGGAATATTGCTAAGTCCTGCGGCAGGAGCGGTTCTAATGAGTCTTAGTACGGTCATAGTATCCATAAACGCAAAGTCGCTGAAGATGGGTTAA
- a CDS encoding methylated-DNA--[protein]-cysteine S-methyltransferase: MYYDLIRTKLGTILLAGDSEGLKVLNIQGGKRKYAIPSDWKQNSAFFKAVKEQLDRYLAGELKKFDVELSPEGSDFQKKVWNALTKIPYGKAVFYGHVAEMIGNPKASRAVGHANSLNPIQIIIPCHRVVSSNGKLAGYAGGLDVMVQLLEIEGIKTKDNGSGKISIN; the protein is encoded by the coding sequence ATGTATTATGATCTCATAAGAACGAAACTTGGAACTATACTGCTGGCCGGAGATTCTGAAGGTCTGAAGGTGCTTAATATCCAGGGGGGCAAGAGAAAATATGCCATTCCCTCTGACTGGAAGCAGAACAGCGCTTTCTTTAAGGCGGTCAAAGAACAGCTAGACCGGTATCTTGCAGGGGAGTTGAAAAAATTCGATGTGGAACTATCTCCGGAAGGTTCCGATTTCCAGAAGAAGGTCTGGAATGCTTTGACAAAGATCCCTTATGGAAAGGCCGTATTCTATGGGCATGTGGCCGAAATGATCGGTAATCCAAAGGCTTCAAGGGCAGTTGGGCATGCAAATTCTTTGAATCCGATCCAGATAATTATTCCATGCCACCGTGTTGTAAGCTCCAACGGGAAACTGGCAGGTTATGCCGGTGGACTTGATGTTATGGTGCAACTTCTTGAGATCGAAGGCATAAAGACCAAAGATAATGGCTCTGGGAAGATCAGCATTAATTAA